DNA from Pseudomonadota bacterium:
ATATTTAATTAGTAGGATAAAAGAAGATCAGGAGCAATGAAAATATTTCAGGCTGAGATGAATTCCCCTGCACTTTCATGCAGGATGAACCGATATGATGGATTGTGCGAAGACAAGGTGTCGCCGCCCGGAGGTGTACCCCTGCGGTACATTGAGGACAGTGCGGTGCCGCAGTCGACGAAACAAGACGCAAAATACCAATCGGCGGGGCACAGATGCATCCAGCCGTTAACAGGAAACACTCAAAAGTTGATTATGAGCCAACCAGTTGAAAGAGTTACAGATTAAGGAAGGGGATTTTCAGACAAATAAAGAAATCAGAATTAGTGATCACGACAGGAAAAGGAGGCTAATCATGATTCTATGTTTACGTGCACTCATGGTGATAGCGCTGTGCATGTTCTTCACCATGCAGTCCCATGCGGTGTCCCAGGAGCAGATAGACAATGCCCGTTACAAGGGATTGGCCTGGCTCATGACTCACCAGTTAGGAGATGGAAGCTGGCAGGCAGCTCCCGGTTTAGAGGTCCAGTCCACTGCCGCAGCCCTTGACGCGCTTACCAATGCAGGTATCCGTACCGGGTACAGCTTCGGTGCTGCAGTGAGTTGGCTTATGAATGCCGATGCCCCAAGCGTCGATTCCCTGTCCCGGAAGATCATTGCTCTTAAATGACGAATGCGTCTTTCAATTATTCAATTGATATCATAATCTCTCTTCTGTCATTATAACCATTATGCCAAGACAGGCTATACTCGAAAGTCCATCCCCTATATCCACCAAATAGTTCTTGAAATAAAATTCTCATTCGTTTACCATTTCAATGAGTTTCAATAAAGGAGGGTTCCATGACAACGTTAGATCGCATCAGCCAAGAACCGGATGTGATGGGAGGCAAGGCTTGTATCCGCGGAATGCGAATCACCGTCGGCATGATAGTTGGTCAAATCGGCGCAGGCCATTCTATTGAAGAAATACTTGCAGACTATCCCTACCTGGAACGTGAGGATATATTCCAAGCTATACGTTATGCGGCATGGCGCGCAGAAGAACGTGAGATATTGCTTGCCAACGCATGAAGTTACTTGTTGATATGAACCTTTCGCCAAGATGGATTACCTTGTTACAAGATAACGGGTTCGAAGCTCTGCACTGGTCTAATGTGGGTAAGGCTACGGCACATGATACGGAAATTATGTCATGGGCAGCGGCTAATGGGTACGTTGTATTAACTCACGATCTCGATTTCAGTACTATCCTGGCTGCTACTCAGGGCATGGCCCCGAGCGTTGTACAGGTACGTGCCGAAGATGTCAGCCCTGATGTTATCGGGGGTATAATCACCGGCGCTCTCCGTCAGATGAAGGCTGAATTGGATGCAGGTGCATTACTGTCCATTGACGATAAAACTATGCGCCTGCGGATATTGCCATTAATTGGGAAATGACTTATTCCAATTCTAGATCAAGACATTATCATCGTTGGCTTTGTCATCAAAT
Protein-coding regions in this window:
- a CDS encoding DUF433 domain-containing protein; the encoded protein is MTTLDRISQEPDVMGGKACIRGMRITVGMIVGQIGAGHSIEEILADYPYLEREDIFQAIRYAAWRAEEREILLANA
- a CDS encoding DUF5615 family PIN-like protein; translated protein: MKLLVDMNLSPRWITLLQDNGFEALHWSNVGKATAHDTEIMSWAAANGYVVLTHDLDFSTILAATQGMAPSVVQVRAEDVSPDVIGGIITGALRQMKAELDAGALLSIDDKTMRLRILPLIGK